The Breoghania sp. genome has a segment encoding these proteins:
- a CDS encoding glyoxalase superfamily protein, which produces MNGIIPTLDEAKRQAKRLRADMAASGTDLSHGRSLEIVAHQHGYRDWNTFHATIGNGPPREEARRTCAPVEIGQTVRGTYLGQPFLGQVLSVHMMGTPARYAVEIDFDEPVDVVTFDSFSSFRKRVRTTVDAAGVSTSKTSDGEPHMRLIL; this is translated from the coding sequence ATGAACGGAATCATTCCAACACTTGACGAGGCCAAGCGTCAGGCGAAACGCCTGCGCGCCGACATGGCCGCATCCGGCACCGACCTTTCCCATGGGCGGTCGCTGGAAATCGTCGCCCATCAGCACGGATACCGCGACTGGAACACCTTCCACGCGACCATCGGCAACGGACCGCCACGCGAGGAGGCGCGCCGAACCTGCGCGCCGGTGGAGATCGGCCAGACGGTGCGCGGCACCTATCTTGGCCAGCCCTTCCTCGGGCAGGTCCTCTCCGTGCACATGATGGGCACCCCGGCGCGCTATGCGGTGGAGATCGATTTCGACGAGCCCGTCGATGTCGTGACCTTCGACAGCTTCTCGTCTTTCCGCAAGAGGGTGCGCACCACCGTCGATGCGGCGGGCGTGAGCACGTCGAAAACCTCCGATGGCGAGCCGCATATGCGGCTCATCCTCTAG
- a CDS encoding ArsC family reductase, which translates to MKLYGIANCDTVKKARRFLQDAGVEYEFHDYKKKGVDEVALRAQVAEFGWEKLLNRRGTTWRKQPDEVKDAVTNEETAIALMLAEPSIIKRPVVEAEGLRLLGFDLTAWEIALESGTLK; encoded by the coding sequence ATGAAGCTCTACGGCATCGCCAACTGCGACACGGTGAAGAAGGCCCGCCGCTTCCTCCAGGATGCGGGTGTCGAATACGAGTTTCACGACTACAAGAAGAAGGGCGTCGACGAGGTGGCCCTGCGCGCGCAGGTGGCGGAATTCGGCTGGGAGAAGCTCCTGAACCGGCGCGGCACCACCTGGCGCAAGCAGCCCGACGAGGTCAAGGACGCGGTCACCAACGAGGAAACGGCCATCGCCCTGATGCTGGCCGAACCCTCCATCATCAAGCGTCCGGTGGTCGAGGCCGAGGGCCTGCGGCTCCTTGGCTTCGATCTGACCGCCTGGGAGATCGCGCTTGAATCCGGCACACTGAAATAG